From the genome of Vicia villosa cultivar HV-30 ecotype Madison, WI linkage group LG2, Vvil1.0, whole genome shotgun sequence, one region includes:
- the LOC131648738 gene encoding putative phospholipid-transporting ATPase 9: MRRKLHLSKIYSFACGRPSFKREHSHIGERGYSRHVSCNQPHTSFEYADNSVSSTKYTLATFLPKSLFEQFRRVANFYFLVTGTLAFTKIAPYTAASAILPLLIVIGATMVKEGIEDWRRKKQDIEVNNRRVKVHNGDGTFEYTEWKNLKVGHIVKIIKDEFFPADLLLVSSSYEDAVCYVETMNLDGETNLKLKQGLELTSFLQQDFHFSDFRASVKCEDPNANLYSFVGTMDFNHQQYPLSSHQLLLRDSKLRNTDYIFGVVVFTGHDTKVIQNSTHPPSKRSRVEKKMDKIIYLLFCILFFMAALGSVFFGITTEDDLNQQGVMKRWYLRPDHSTIFFDPKRPSAAAMFHFLTALMLYSFFIPISLYVSIEIVKVLQSIFINQDKHMYYAEADKHAYARTSNLNEELGQVDTILSDKTGTLTCNSMEFIKCSIAGVAYGRGVTEVERAMNRRNNSPLINHITDSPITNQPVPIKGFNFTDERITNGAWVNEPNADIIHKFFRLLAICHTAIPEVDDDAGNVSYEAESPDEAAFVVAAREIGFEFYKRTQTTLSIYELDPVSGDKVERVFTLLNVLEFNSTRKRMSVIVKDEEGKILLLCKGADSVMFERLAKDGREYEEKTLEDVHDYADAGLRTLILAYRELDEEKYKEFDKEFSQAKISVSADRETLIGEITDMIESDLILLGATAVEDKLQNGVPDCIDKLAQAGIKIWVLTGDKMETAINIGFACSFLRQGMKQLIIQLESPDIQALEKAGDKRAIAKASRESIRHQISDGAQQLAASRGTFEQAFALIIDGKSLAYALEDNTKDMFLDLAVRCASVICCRSSPKQKALVTRLVKYGTGKTTLAIGDGANDVGMLQEADIGVGISGVEGMQAVMSSDIAIAQFRYLERLLLVHGHWCYRRISSMICYFFYKNITFGFTLFLYEACTSFSGQPAYNDWFLSLYNVFFSSLPVVALGVFDQDVSARYCLRFPILYQEGVQNVLFNWMRILSWMLNGFMSAIIIFFFCTNAMEIHAFDKEGRTAGRDILGATMYTCVVWVVNLQMALAISYFTLIQHVFIWGTIALWYLFLLAYGALPPGISTISHKLFVETLAPSPSYWIVTLFVAITTLIPYLTYSAIKIQFFPFYHEIVQWIRYEGKSNDPEFCHMVRQRSLRPTTVGSTARLAAKTNSIRESFTR; the protein is encoded by the exons atgagGAGGAAGTTACATCTAAGCAAGATCTATTCCTTCGCATGTGGGAGACCGTCTTTTAAAAGAGAGCATTCACATATCGGAGAGCGCGGATATTCACGACATGTCTCGTGCAATCAACCGCACACTTCTTTTGAGTACGCAGATAATTCAGTGAGCTCTACAAAGTATACTCTCGCTACATTTTTGCCCAAGTCACTCTTTGAACAGTTTAGGAGAGTCGCTAATTTCTATTTTTTGGTTACCGGTACTTTGGCCTTCACAAAAATTGCTCCCTATACAGCTGCTAGCGCCATTCTTCCTTTGCTTATTGTTATTGGCGCTACTATGGTTAAAGAGGGTATCGAAGATTGGAGACGCAAAAAACAG GATATTGAGGTCAATAATAGAAGAGTTAAAGTGCATAACGGGGATGGAACTTTTGAATATACTGAGTGGAAGAATCTGAAGGTGGGGCATATAGTTAAGATAATAAAAGATGAATTCTTTCCTGCAGACCTACTACTTGTTTCATCAAGTTACGAGGACGCGGTTTGTTATGTCGAGACAATGAATTTGGATGGAGAGACTAATTTGAAGTTAAAACAAGGATTGGAACTCACTTCTTTTTTACAACAAGACTTTCACTTCTCTGATTTTAGAGCTTCCGTCAAATGTGAAGATCCAAAtgctaatttatattcatttgttGGGACTATGGACTTTAATCATCAACAATATCCTCTATCTTCTCACCAACTTCTTCTTAGAGACTCTAAACTTCGTAATACTGACTACATCTTTGGCGTCGTGGTCTTTACTGGTCACGATACTAAGGTTATTCAAAACTCCACCCATCCGCCTTCGAAAAGAAGCAGAGTTGAGAAGAAGATGGATAAGATTATCTACTTATTGTTTTGCATTTTGTTTTTTATGGCGGCTCTTGGATCTGTTTTCTTTGGAATTACTACGGAAGATGATTTGAACCAACAAGGTGTCATGAAAAGATGGTATCTAAGACCAGACCATTCTACAATTTTCTTTGATCCTAAAAGACCTTCTGCTGCGGCTATGTTTCATTTTTTGACAGCCTTGATGTTATACAGTTTCTTCATTCCAATCTCATTGTATGTATCAATAGAAATTGTCAAAGTTCTTCAAAGCATCTTCATCAATCAAGATAAACATATGTACTACGCCGAAGCAGATAAACATGCCTATGCCCGTACTTCAAACTTGAATGAGGAACTTGGACAAGTTGATACAATACTTTCTGATAAAACAGGAACTCTCACTTGCAACTCAATGGAGTTTATAAAATGTTCCATTGCTGGGGTAGCTTACGGCCGTGGTGTTACAGAAGTCGAGAGGGCCATGAATAGAAGAAATAATTCTCCTTTGATTAATCACATCACGGATTCTCCCATTACAAATCAACCCGTACCCATCAAAGGTTTTAACTTCACGGATGAAAGGATAACCAATGGAGCCTGGGTTAATGAGCCTAATGCAGATATTATCCACAAGTTTTTTCGCTTGTTGGCAATCTGTCATACAGCCATACCAGAAGTGGATGATGATGCAGGAAATGTCTCGTATGAGGCCGAATCTCCTGACGAAGCAGCATTTGTGGTTGCAGCCAGAGAGATTGGTTTTGAATTCTATAAAAGGACTCAAACTACTTTATCCATCTATGAATTGGATCCTGTTTCTGGTGACAAAGTCGAAAG AGTTTTCACACTTCTGAATGTGTTAGAATTCAATAGCACAAGGAAGCGAATGTCAGTGATAGTGAAAGATGAAGAAGGGAAAATTCTTCTGCTGTGTAAAGGAGCAGACAG TGTCATGTTCGAAAGACTTGCCAAGGATGGTAGGGAATATGAAGAGAAAACCTTGGAAGATGTGCATGATTATGCTGATGCAGGTCTAAGGACCCTGATATTGGCTTACCGTGAACTTGACGAAGAGAAATACAAGGAGTTTGATAAAGAATTTTCTCAAGCAAAAATTTCAGTTAGTGCAGATCGGGAAACATTGATAGGTGAGATAACAGATATGATTGAGAGTGATCTGATCCTTCTTGGTGCAACTGCGGTAGAGGACAAGCTCCAAAATGGG GTTCCTGATTGCATTGACAAACTTGCACAAGCTGGAATTAAGATATGGGTTCTAACTGGCGATAAAATGGAGACTGCCATCAATATTGG TTTTGCTTGTAGTTTTCTTAGACAAGGAATGAAGCAGCTTATAATTCAGTTGGAGAGTCCAGACATTCAAGCATTGGAGAAGGCTGGAGACAAGAGGGCCATAGCAAAA GCTTCGAGGGAAAGTATCCGGCATCAGATATCTGATGGTGCTCAACAGCTTGCCGCCTCTAGAGGAACCTTTGAGCAAGCATTTGCACTAATTATTGATGGAAAATCACTTGCCTACGCTTTAGAGGATAATACCAAGGACATGTTTCTAGATCTTGCAGTCCGCTGTGCATCTGTTATCTGCTGCCGGTCATCGCCAAAGCAGAAAGCACTA GTTACTAGACTAGTAAAATATGGAACTGGTAAAACTACATTAGCTATTGGTGATGGAGCTAATGATGTTGGAATGCTTCAAGAAGCTGATATAGGGGTTGGAATCAGCGGAGTTGAAGGAATGCAg GCTGTTATGTCTAGTGATATTGCAATCGCACAGTTCCGTTATTTGGAAAGATTACTTCTTGTACACGGACATTGGTGTTACAGGAGGATCTCATCAATG ATATGCTATTTTTTCTACAAGAACATCACATTTGGCTTTACTCTATTCTTGTATGAAGCATGTACATCATTCTCTGGACAGCCTGCATACAATGACTGGTTTTTGTCTCTCTATAATGTCTTCTTTTCATCACTTCCAGTGGTTGCCCTGGGAGTCTTTGACCAGGATGTATCTGCTCGGTACTGTCTAAGA TTTCCTATATTGTATCAAGAAGGTGTGCAAAATGTCCTGTTTAACTGGATGAGGATCCTAAGTTGGATGCTAAATGGATTTATGAGTGCGATAATAATATTCTTCTTCTGCACAAACGCGATGGAGATTCACGCCTTTGATAAGGAAGGAAGAACTGCGGGGAGGGATATACTCGGAGCAACTATGTATACATGTGTGGTTTGGGTTGTCAACTTGCAGATGGCACTTGCCATAAGTTACTTCACACTGATTCAACATGTTTTCATTTGGGGAACCATTGCTCTATGGTACCTTTTTCTATTGGCTTACGGTGCACTACCTCCTGGAATTTCCACAATTTCTCATAAACTCTTCGTTGAAACTCTTGCACCATCTCCCTCTTATTGGATTGTGACATTGTTTGTGGCGATCACAACACTCATACCATATTTAACTTACTCAGCAATCAAGATCCAGTTCTTCCCTTTTTATCATGAGATAGTACAATGGATAAGGTATGAGGGGAAGTCAAATGATCCCGAATTCTGTCATATGGTGCGCCAGAGATCCTTGCGCCCAACCACGGTCGGTTCAACAGCACGCTTAGCAGCTAAGACTAACAGCATCAGAGAGAGTTTTACAagatga